The following proteins are co-located in the Acidimicrobiia bacterium genome:
- a CDS encoding ABC transporter permease codes for MPNRFKRALASLGVSVSALVLALALSMLVIALTGNDAGEAARAMWDGAFGNRAQIAGTLSKMIPLLLVALGWIVAYRARRVNIGFEGQILAGGICATTVGLHFAGMPIVIHLPFAVMAGVAGGAIWAGIAAWLWARRGVNEIISTLLLNFIAIEIVSWLVRGPLQEPTKTFPRSGPIEESAQWPSLLDRTSLSWDFVLAIVMVFVVAFVLNRTTFGFRLRFTGANEPAARHAGIATKTVTTIALVVSGALAGLAGSSLILGGESTSMSDNFSANFGFEGIVVALLARNNPIACIPSALLFAFLRQGGGLMEARVGVPSAVVLITQGLVIIFVAGATFLLDRLKSERVDTTEPVVPTPVEVA; via the coding sequence ATGCCGAATCGCTTCAAGCGCGCACTCGCCTCGCTCGGGGTCTCCGTTTCCGCACTGGTTCTGGCGCTCGCGTTGTCGATGCTCGTGATCGCTCTCACGGGTAACGACGCCGGTGAGGCTGCTCGAGCGATGTGGGACGGTGCCTTCGGCAACCGGGCCCAGATTGCCGGAACTCTGAGCAAGATGATCCCGCTGCTACTCGTCGCCCTGGGATGGATCGTCGCCTACCGGGCCAGGCGCGTGAACATCGGATTCGAAGGCCAGATCCTCGCCGGGGGGATCTGCGCGACGACGGTCGGCCTGCACTTCGCCGGGATGCCCATCGTGATCCACCTTCCGTTCGCGGTCATGGCCGGTGTTGCCGGTGGAGCGATCTGGGCAGGGATCGCCGCATGGTTGTGGGCCCGACGCGGAGTCAACGAGATCATCTCGACCCTCTTGCTCAACTTCATCGCCATCGAGATCGTCAGCTGGCTCGTACGCGGTCCTCTCCAGGAGCCCACGAAGACCTTCCCCCGTTCCGGTCCGATCGAGGAGAGTGCCCAGTGGCCGAGTCTGCTCGACAGAACATCGCTGTCGTGGGACTTCGTCCTCGCGATCGTCATGGTCTTCGTCGTCGCGTTCGTCCTGAACCGCACGACCTTCGGCTTCCGGCTTCGGTTCACCGGTGCGAACGAGCCGGCGGCGCGCCACGCCGGCATCGCCACCAAGACCGTGACAACGATCGCCCTCGTCGTGTCCGGCGCTCTCGCAGGCTTGGCGGGAAGCTCGCTGATCCTCGGAGGCGAGTCGACGAGCATGTCCGACAACTTCTCGGCCAACTTCGGCTTCGAGGGGATCGTGGTCGCCCTCCTGGCCCGGAACAACCCGATCGCGTGCATCCCGTCGGCACTGCTCTTCGCCTTCCTCCGCCAGGGGGGCGGCCTCATGGAGGCGCGTGTCGGGGTTCCCTCGGCCGTCGTTCTCATCACTCAGGGGCTCGTCATCATCTTCGTGGCCGGCGCGACGTTCCTGCTCGACCGCCTCAAGAGTGAGCGGGTCGACACCACTGAGCCGGTGGTCCCGACTCCGGTCGAGGTCGCCTGA